A single window of Microbispora hainanensis DNA harbors:
- a CDS encoding LacI family DNA-binding transcriptional regulator: MPVRTVTIADVAKHAGVAVSTVSYVLSGKRAISAATRQRVLDSVRVLGYHPNAGARALASKRAKVIALVLPLRAGMNLPVLMQFATSVVTTARQYDHDVLLMTADEGAEGLHRVAASALVDGLLLMDVEIHDPRVPLLRKLAEPAVLIGFPADPEGLTCVDLDFARAGALCADHLADLGHREIALLGAPRVVYERGTGFAERTMAGFVEAARRHGIEADARPCEESFDEVHAAVKLLLDERPGLSGLVVHNEAAAGHVLGALRILGRRVPEDVSVVAICPDDIAERASPALTSVLIPAEDVGRQAVRLLMAKLEGQAVPESTLLEPRLTIRESSR, encoded by the coding sequence CTGCCCGTGAGGACCGTGACGATCGCCGATGTCGCCAAGCACGCGGGGGTCGCCGTCAGCACGGTGTCGTACGTGCTGAGCGGCAAGCGGGCGATCTCGGCGGCCACCCGGCAACGCGTCCTGGACAGCGTGCGGGTCCTCGGTTATCACCCCAACGCCGGCGCCCGCGCGCTGGCGAGCAAGCGGGCGAAGGTCATCGCCCTGGTGCTGCCGCTGCGGGCAGGCATGAACCTGCCGGTCCTCATGCAGTTCGCGACCTCCGTCGTCACCACGGCCCGCCAGTACGACCACGACGTGCTGCTCATGACGGCGGACGAAGGGGCCGAGGGGCTGCACCGGGTGGCGGCCAGCGCGCTGGTCGACGGGCTGCTGCTGATGGATGTGGAGATCCACGACCCCCGCGTGCCGCTGCTGCGCAAGCTCGCCGAGCCGGCCGTGCTGATCGGTTTCCCGGCCGACCCCGAAGGGCTGACCTGCGTCGACCTCGACTTCGCCCGCGCCGGGGCGCTGTGCGCCGACCATCTGGCCGACCTCGGCCATCGCGAGATCGCGCTGCTCGGCGCGCCGCGCGTGGTCTACGAGCGCGGCACGGGTTTCGCCGAGCGGACGATGGCGGGTTTCGTCGAGGCGGCCCGGCGGCACGGGATCGAGGCCGACGCGCGCCCCTGCGAGGAGTCGTTCGACGAGGTCCACGCCGCCGTCAAGCTGCTGCTCGACGAGCGGCCGGGCCTGTCCGGGCTCGTCGTGCACAACGAGGCGGCCGCCGGCCACGTGCTGGGGGCGTTGCGGATCCTCGGGAGGCGGGTGCCCGAGGACGTCTCGGTGGTGGCGATCTGCCCGGACGACATCGCCGAGCGGGCCAGCCCAGCGCTGACCTCCGTGCTCATTCCCGCCGAGGACGTCGGCAGGCAGGCGGTCCGGCTGCTCATGGCCAAGCTGGAGGGCCAGGCCGTCCCGGAGTCGACACTCCTCGAACCTCGGCTGACGATTCGCGAAAGTTCACGATGA